The Cucurbita pepo subsp. pepo cultivar mu-cu-16 unplaced genomic scaffold, ASM280686v2 Cp4.1_scaffold000622, whole genome shotgun sequence genome includes a window with the following:
- the LOC111785651 gene encoding E3 ubiquitin-protein ligase HOS1-like → MDRQIDGHAVPSTSTNGRAALASTSSSLQPDYSSRAVQEALKHLASIDLIELCNEAKVEHCRATRDLRSCGRDVQYVLNSCGHASLCEECCQRCDTCPICRVPVPKSSARTHLRLFYECVEAGLIPKNSKEQASKEEDGEDRISTDVQRLYSLFDVALENNMVSLICHYVRDVCMDESAVSSDPVIAFLLDEVAVKDWCKRASRNIITELQEIYNSGVEGMRSRLTVLLKFSVHLAGISNVLEVLDSSFRSSHSAQLEDLHNLHEDILKIKQVHLGSNVVINHHAVLLFS, encoded by the exons ATGGATAGGCAAATTGACGGACATGCCGTTCCTTCGACATCTACTAATGGCAGGGCTGCTTTAGCGTCTACTTCTTCGTCTCTGCAACCTGATTACAGTAGCCGAGCAGTACAG GAAGCGCTGAAACATCTGGCATCTATTGATCTGATCGAGTTATGCAATGAAGCAAAAGTTGAGCATTGTCGGGCCACAAGAGACTTGAGAAGCTGTGGACGGGATGTTCAGTATGTGTTGAATTCATGCGGACATGCCTCTCTGTGTGAAGAATGTTGCCAACGTTGTGATACTTGCCCAATATGTAGAGTCCCAGTTCCGAAGAGCAGTGCTAGAACACATCTTCGTCTTTTTTATGAGTGTGTTGAAGCTGGTCTCATTCCCAAGAATTCCAAGGAACAGGCTTCTAAGGAGGAAGATGGGGAGGATAGAATATCTACAGATGTTCAACGCTTGTATTCCTTATTTGATGTTGCGCTGGAAAATAACATGGTTTCTCTAATCTGTCACT ATGTTAGGGATGTTTGTATGGATGAGAGTGCTGTATCAAGTGACCCTGTCATTGcatttttgttggatgaagTGGCCGTGAAGGATTGGTGTAAGCGGGCCTCCAGGAACATTATTACAGAACTTCAAGAAATAT ATAACTCTGGTGTAGAGGGAATGAGATCCAGGTTGACCGTACTACTCAAGTTTTCGGTGCACCTTGCTGGCATATCCAATGTGCTTGAAGTGTTGGACTCATCATTTAGAAGTTCTCATTCAGCACAGCTTGAGGACCTGCACAATCTTCATGAGGACATATTGAAGATCAAACAGGTTCACTTAGGAAGTAATGTGGTTATCAATCATCACGCTGTCTTGCTTTTTtcttaa